TAATTTTTCTTTTTTTGTGTGGCGCCTCGATTCTGTTTGGTGACAAACATTTTATTGAAACGCGAACCCGCTCTTTGTTCCATTTTTTCCTTCGGGAAAGGATTTCCGCTTCGTTCGGCACTTCGTCACACTCAGCGTAAATGGTGTAGGGACAAATAACAAGCAAGTTGCTTATATTATAAACAAAATATATATTCTTAGAACGACTCGTTTGTTTTTTAAAATGATTGTTAGGTGAGATTGCTTAGAATTCGACTTGCCGATCTAAAAAAAATAGTCACCATCTCATAGAATCAGGTCCATTTCAGTCTTTCAAAAAAATGGAATAGAATTCGAGGGTAGGGATGTCGGTTCAAAAAAGTCTATTGGATATTTTGTGGGTACTTGTCTGTTCGGGTCTTGTGTTGATGATGCAAGGAGGGTTTTTGGTATTGGAGTCTGGATTGACTCGAGCAAAAAACTCAATCAACGTTGCGATAAAAAACATAGCAGATTTCGGTGTTGCAACTCTTCTATTTTATCTTTTCGGATTTGGAATCATGTTTGGGTCATCCTTTTATGGCTTGTTAGGTACTGATTTATTTTTGCCTAACTTTCCTAAGGACAATGCCTGGCCTCCCACTTTCTTTTTGTTCCAGTTGATGTTTTGCGGAACAGCATCGACGATTGTTTCTGGTGCTGTTGCAGAACGTTTGAAGTTTCCATCCTATTTACTCGCCACTGCTCTTATCTCCGGTATCATCTATCCAATTGTTGGGCATTGGGTTTGGGGTGGGACATTTACAGAAACATCCAAAGGTTGGTTGGAACAATTAGGGTTTCATGACTTTGCTGGATCCACTCAAGTACATAGTGTGGGTGGTTGGGTTTCTTTAGCTCTCCTTCTTGTAGTGGGTCCAAGGCTTGGAAGATTCAAAGACGGTGAACCTTCCAAAGCTGTGACAGGAAGTAATCTCCCTTTGGCAATGTTAGGTGGAATAATTCTTTGGTTTGGGTGGATGGGATTTAATGGCGGAAGCACACTGGCTTTTAACGGATCTGTCCCAATCGTAATTTTAAATACCATTATAGCCTCAGGTTTTTCGATGATGGTGGCTTTGTTTTTGACTTGGTTTGTAAAAGGATATCCAGAGGCTATTTCTCCACTTAACGGATCTTTGGCGGGGCTTGTTTCCATCACAGCCAGTGCCGATTGTGTAGAACCAGCTCAAGCTGCGTTGATTGGTATGATAGCTGGAGCACTTACGATTCCTGCTGAAAAATTACTCGAAAAATGGAAAATTGACGATGCAGTTGGTGCGGTTCCTGTTCATCTTGTTGGTGGGCTTTGGGGAACTTTTGCAGTGGGAATTTTTGGAGATTTAGAAAAGTTAGGTGCAACAAGTGGAAGAGGGGATTTTTTACTCATCCAAGTTTTGGGTGCATTTGTGATTGGTTTATTTGCTTTTTGTGTTTCCTATTTTATTTTCAAAAGTATCAATCGATTTTACCATCTAAGAGTGGATGAAACAGAAGAAAGGATGGGTTTAAATATTTCTGAACACAAAGCCACAACAGAACTCATTGATCTTTTTTTATCAATGGATTACCAACATAAAACGGGAGATTTAACTCTTGATGTTCCTGTAGAACCTTTTACTGAAGTGGGCCAAATTGCAGAGAGATATAACCTAGTTCTTGGCAAAGTTCGATCCACTCTAAAAGAAAATGAAGACTCACGAATTGAAATTGCAAATGCATATGAAAAGGTACGAAATGAACAAGAGCGAGCCGAAAAACTTCTGTTAAATGTTTTACCAAAGTCAATTGCAGAAGAGTTAAAAGAAAAACAAGGATTAATTGCCAACAGTTATCCAGAGGTGTCTGTTCTATTCGCAGATATTGTCGGTTTTACTCAAATTTCTTCAGGAATGAAACCGGAAGCAGTGGTTCGCATTTTAAATGAAATTTTTTCTTATTTTGATGTCCTCGCGGAAAAGTATCGTTTGGAAAAAATCAAAACCATTGGAGATGCTTATATGGCAGTAGCCGGTTTACCTGCGCCTGATCAATTCCATTCTTTACTTGCGACTCATATGGCCTGGGATATGAAATCTCTTCTTTCAAGGTTGCGGCTTGGAAAAAGTGGAACCAAACTTAGTATGAGGATTGGAATTAACACTGGTCCGGTAGTTGCTGGTGTGATTGGGACCAAAAAATTTATTTATGATATTTGGGGTGATGCGGTCAATCTTGCTTCCCGGATGGAGTCACATGGTCTACCAAACGAAATCCAAATTACGGAATCTACGGCAGATCTAATCCGATCCGATTTTGAATTGGAAGAAAGAGGTGAAATTGAAGTCAAGGGAAAAGGAAAAATCAAAACCTTCCTCGTCAAACAAAGGATACGTGAACCAGAAGTCAGTTTGCCTTATTTTCAGTTTGCAACATAGTTTACTCTGTTTCGCAAAATCGGACTTCAGTGGATCTTAAATGACCGAAGAAGAGTGAGGGAACAAACCCAAAATTTTCTTTGAATGTTCTTGTGAAGTGTGCCGAATCTGAGAAACCAGCGGCATGCGCTACTTCCGTGAGGCTGATACCATTTTTTAAAAGATAACTGGCTTTTAATAGTTTCACCCACAAAAGATATCTTCTCAGTGGGATGCCCATTGATTCTTTAAATAAACGTACGAGTCTATCATCGGATATTGAAAATTCTTTTCCAATTTCTTTCATTCGAATTGTATTAGGTAACTCAGTTCGAACTTTATGGGCAATCCTTAGTATCCTTTCATCTATTTTTTTAGGTAATACTTCAAAAGGGAAAATAGATCTTAATAACTCTTGTTGTAATTCCCATGCTTGTTCGTTGGAAAGATTCCCATAATACAAGTCCCAAAGTTTGGATTTTAATGGAACGAAAGGGGAAATCTCAAATTCTTTAACAAATCCGTTTTTTGTGCGATCTGCAATGGAACCATACTCGTAAGTTTCAGGATCAATGATCAACGCAATCATTTCTACTCCAGGCGCTACCGTTCTATGAAAAGTATTTGGTCCAACGAGAGCCACTCGGTAATCACCTGAGTTAGTTTCTGTTTCAATATGGATTTTTTTTTCAAGAGAAATGGAGATAGCCAAAGTTGCTGCATAATGTTCGTGGAAATCTGTCTGCATTGCATTCGTTGCATACATAACCCGACTATTCCAGAGATACATAATCCCAGTTTGATCTAAATCCATAAAAGGGTTCCCTATGCCAAATCAACGTAAATGGGATCTAGCAGGAATGTAGGATTGAATTAGATTTTTAAAATGCAATGTAAATTTTTTTTCGGGGTCAAAGAATTTGATAAAAAGAACAATGTACTAAATGGGATCCTTTTTTTCCTTTTTGGAAAGCGAGTCAAGCCATATAAAGATTCCGGGTGGGACGAGAAACCCTGCAAACATCAAATAAGCGTGCATTAAATGTGCATAAGGTTCTGATAATGTAGCTGCAAACTTCATTGGGGAAAGCCAAGGAGAGAGTTGGGATGCTAATAGACAAAGGAAAATAATTTGCCATTTTAAATTATTTCGATAGGTCGTCGACTTTTGCCATGCATAAATTAGCAAGATACCACTAAAGAAAATTTCTCCAACCCAAGCCCAAATCCCCATTTTACCCCATAGTCCTAATCCGAAATGAAGATGAGAATTTGGGTAAAGAGCCAGATCTGAATTATGCATAGGCCAATCGATAAGGAAGTGGGAAAAGGCAGCAAGAAATGCGATCAATGCAATTTTTTTATCTTTAAGAAATGAAGCACCCCAAAGAAAAGACCATACCAACGCCATTGTTAGTGAATGATCCCAATCAATATAATCTAAATTATAAAATAAATACGGTAATGCTTCTAAGTTGGGGCTCACTCGACTAATACCAATTAAGATAAAGAATGCATTTAAAATATCAAGGAAACAAACACCAATGAATATAGGTAAGGTGGGAACTTTTGGTTCTTTTGCCTTGATGGCAACTGCTACTGCGAAATGTCCAAAATACATTTAGTTTATATTTCCTAAAATAAAATCAATTTATCCAATGATATATCATTGATTGATAGATTGCTTGAATGATTTCGGCATTTAGTTTTTTTTAAGTTTTTTGGGAGTCATCCCGAATTCATTCAAGCCACCTCAAAACCTATATGTTATTCTGATCATCTACTCTACTGTTTCTATAAAAAATAGAATAATGGAAAGGAAATTTAATGAGAAGAATTGTCACTCGAAAGAAAGGTGGCTTGGAAGTATTGAAGATTGAAGAGGTGCGAGACCTATTACCTACTTCAGGTGAAGTTCGAATTGCAGTAAAGGCAGCGGGAATTAACTTCGCAGATGTCATGATTCGTATGGGTTCCTATCCAAATCCACCAGTATACCCATGCACGGTTGGATATGAAGTATCTGGGATAATTGATAAAGTTTCATCTGACGTTGATTCGTCTTGGTTAGGTAAAGAAGTTGTGGCGATTACAAAATTTAATGGTCAAGCAGAACAGGTAAATGTTCCGATCGACCAAGTCTACGAAAAACCACCTAATATGTCTTTCGAACAAGGTGCCGCTTTTTTGGTAAATTACATTACTGCATATCAAATACTGATCGCTATGGGGGGATTACAATCCAACGAATCAGTGTTAATACACAATGTAGGTGGTGGTGTGGGACTTGCAGCATTAGAAATTGCGAAACACATAGGTGCAAAAACTTTTGGTACTGCAAGTGGTCACAAACATGCTTTTTTAACAAAGCAGGGATTAGATCATGCCATCGACTACACAAAACAGAACTGGAAAGAAGAAGTAATGAAGCTTACAGGTGGTCGCGGTCTAGATTTTGTAATGGATCCAATTGGTGGGAAAAATTTGAAATTGAGTTTTTTATCTTTAAGCAGCACAGGTAGAGTTGCTCTATTTGGGCTTTCATCTGCTGCTGTACCTGGTATTAGAGGGAAATTTGAAAAGTTAAAAATGTTAATTCAAACACCAGTTTTTCATGCAATCCAACTATTAGTTTCTAATAAAGGAATATTTGGTGTGAATACTTCTAGGTTATGGCATGAGAAGAAAAAAATAAATCACTGGGTTGAAGCATTAGTTAATGGTCAGAAAGAGGGTTGGATCAATCCTTATGTAGATAGAATATTTACTTTTGATCAAATTGCAGAAGCTCATCAATACATTGAATCAAGAAAAAATATCGGCAAAGTCGTATTAGTCCCATAAACTTTCATTAAATAAGAAGGAATCAAATGATTAACAAATATTATATTTTTGGAGTCGTCACAATTTTTGTAGTATTGTCTTGGCTGTTGACAACTCCCCCAAGTTATAATGAAGTCTCAAAAGCTCGTTTGGTAGAAGAAATGCCTATGGAGTTGAAAAATGCCGACATAGGTGATCTAATTTCCACAGACATTGTAGACTTAGGAAAAGAAATACCTGGCCATGATGAAATCATTGGGATTCCAGGAACCAATAAAGTTTTAGTGAGTGCAAGAGATGAATGGATTTGGTTAGTCGATCTTGATACAAATACTGCTGAAAAATTTGCAGAATCTCCAGTTTCACCTACTGGTGCTACCTTGGTCCCAGGGAAAAAAGATCAACTTTATTTCTGTATGGCTCGACTTGATTATAATAAATATCAAAAAAATCCTGGTTTGTATGTATTGGATCTCAATTCTAAAAAATTCGAGGAAATTGTTACGCGCGTCCCTATAACAGGGAATATGCGAGAGGACGGATTGGAAATTCCAAATCAAAAATCTGAAGATCAGGTTGTCGTATATTCGAATCCACTTAAAAATACAAAAGTTTCTGATTTATATGGAGAGGGCAGCCGACCTTTGCAATTTTGTAATGATTTAGCTGTCTCTAAAGATGGACGTCATGTTTATATCACAGAGCCTTTCAGTCATCCGAAAGCTTCCTCAGGACTTGGTGCATTTGCTGAAGGGATCACCTTGGCTCACAATGGTCGTGTTTGGCGATATGATACAGAGAAAAAAACAATCGGTCTAGTCATAGAGAACATTGTATTCGCCGATGGAATATTAATCGAATACAATAAAAATGGTGAAGAAGAAAGTTTACTCATTAGCGAAACTGTCAATTTCCGAATGGGTCGCGCTTCTTTGTTTGGGCCAAACCAAGGAAAATATACAGTTTTATGGGATAATCTTCCCGGTTTACCAGATGGTCTTGATAGAGATAAGGATGGAAGAGTTTTGGTTGCTCTTATCAAAGACCGAACAGGTCTAATGAATTGGCTGCATAGAAATCCTTGGATCAAACCTTTGATACTTCGTATCCCACCTACCTGGTTACCAAAATCAAAAGGAACAGGGATTCTTGTTTTGTCACCTGATGCTAGTGAGGTGATAGCATATAGCCACCATAATGGAACTAAAATTTTAGATGTTTCTGTGGTAGCTCCTGTAGGTGATAAATTTTTTCTCCCTAGTTTTTATAAAGATAATACAGGAATTCACTATATACCAATGAATTCTCTTTTATTAAAATCAAAAGATAAAATTTTGAGTCGGGACAAATAATGAAAAAAACTTTATCCGTTTTTGGGGTTTTACTCGCAGGTATTTTGATTTGGTCAATAGGATCTGATTCAAAAAGCAATTATAGAAAATTAGATAATTCTGATTTTCTATATGCGACTGTGATAATGAATAGCAAAAATCCAGAAAAACTTTTTTTGTTTTACCAAAACACTTTTGGTGCAATCCTTTTAGAAAATGTAACTGATTGGAATCTAACAGAAAATAAAGAAGTGTATACGTTACGTACTTCTGGATATGCAGAAGAAGGACCCAGTCTAACTATTTTTAAATCCAAACAAACAAAGCCGGATGTTTCTTTCGCTAATGATTTAGGGTATGCTCATATTTGTTTTGAAAGTGATAATGTTCCTGGTCTGATTAAAAGGATTCGAAGTAACGGCGGTAAAATCATTAGTACATTTGATGATTTGGAAAAAGTCCCGGCTGTGTATGCAGCTGATCCAGATGGAAATATTTTTGAGGTTCATTTGCCTTTCCCAACCCCTGTGACTCCGAAAACCATTTATAGAACCTTAAATTCACTGATAAGAACCAATTTAAAATTATCACCTCCAGAAAACGATTCAATTCGGTTTCTACATGTTAATATTAACTCGAAAGATTGGGTGAAAACCATTGAGTTCTATAACCAAGTTTTAAACACACAGACTACAGGCTTTGAAAGAGATTACAGTGGCGATTTTATCAAAAACCTAACAGGAGTCAATGGTGCTATTGTAAAAGGAAAACATGTTGTTTTGCCAGGATATAGCGACGGTGGACCAACTTTTGAGGTGTTTACTTACAATGAGTCATCATCAAAAAAAATTCCTAATCAATTTGATCTTGGACGTGTGGCCACAGGGTTCTATGTTCAAAATCTTAACAATGCGTTGGAAATGTTTACAAAAGCCGGAGGTTCTATTCTGAACCAAAAAAATAACGAATGGGCCCTCCTTAAAGATTTGGATGGGAACTTAATAGTGTACGTAGAACGAAAAACAATTAAAAGAGACTAACTAATGTTATACAAAATACCAAAAAAAATGAAGGCCCTAAAACAAATAGGACCTTTACCAGAAGAGTTCCTTTCTAATCCGAATGAGATCAAAAAGTGTTTAGAACTAATTGAGGTGGATGTTCCAAAGCCAGGACCTGGACAAGTACTCGTAAAGGTAAATCGGGGCTCCATGAACCCTAATGATTTATACCACATCCGTGGAGTTTACAGCTCCACTTTAAACTACCCTTATCCACGTGGGGTTGGATTCGAAGGTGCTGGAGTTGTGGTTGCGAGTGGTGGCGGAATCATTGGTCGACTTAGATTGGGGAAACGTGTTTCGCTTTATAATAAAAATGGAATGTTTGCCGAATATGTGTTAGCTGATGCATTGAAGCTGATAGTTCTTCCTGATGATGTTCATTTCCAAGATGCTGCATCATCAGTTGCAAATCCAATTACTGGTGTAGGAATGGCAAAGTGGGCAAAGGCATCTGGTTCTAAATATTTTTTTATCACAGCTGCGGCAGGTGCAGTCGCACGGATGACAATGCGAGTGGCTCATAGTTATGGGTTAAAGAGTATCGCAATTGTTCGCAGAGAGGAACAGATTCAGCTATGTAAAGAAGAGGGTGCTTCTTATGTTTTAAATCAATCAGATCCAAATTTTGAGGAGAATCTTACTGCTTTATGTAAAGAAGTAAATTGTACTTATGGATTTGATTGTATTGGTGGAGAAATGCCACTTACTCTAATTCGTGCGTTACCACAAGGTTCTACACTTTGTATGTATGGGTATTTTAATACAGGGCCTATGTCATTCCAACCGCAAAAATTATTTAACGGATGGAAAATCGCATTCTTTGAAACAGAATATTACGTCAATTCATTGTCACTTCTTTCCCGATTTCTATTATCTAGAGAGGTAATCAATAATGTAAATGGAATGTTTAGGCCAAAAGTTCATAAACAATTTAAATTGGAAAATGCCTTCGAAGCCTATGCCTATTATAGCAACCATATGACTGATGGCAAAATCCAAATTGTTGTTGGAGAAGAAAACTAGTCGTCAATCTTCGTGACACGAAAATCAAAGTCCAAATGTTTTTCGGAAAATGAAATCCTTCCATTTTGTAGGAAGCAATTTCATTAAAAGATAATCGCGCCACCAATTCTGATGGATATCATAACGGTGACTTGGATTCTTCAATGTAGTAGCCCGAATGATTGTATCGGCGACTTTTTCCACAGGTATCCCGTGACGAAATGAATTTTCTGCTTTCGCTAGAAAACGAAGAAGTGGCTCTTCGTAAACTTTGAGTGAAGGTTTTCTCTTTAGATCATTTTGAATTTTTGTTGCCATCGGTGTATTGATCATTGCAGGCGCAACGACAATTACCTTGATCCCCAAACAATAAAATTCAAGGCGCATTGCGGTTGATAATGCCTCTACTCCAAATTTACTCGCCGAATAAACTCCATTAAAGGGAAGAGTTCGTGAACCTCCTTGTGAACTAATATTCACGATTCGTCCTTTGCCTTTTACCAAGAGTGGCAGTACTGACCTACACATATTATGAATACCTATGAGGTTTACATTGATTACATTTTGAAAGTCTGTTGAAGTCATATCGTTAAGAGGACCGTTCGTGACAATGCCGGCAATATTCATTAGTGCACTGAGTCCTTCTCCTTTCAAGAGGTGCTCCAATTTCGATGCAGCGGAGACAGTGTTTGATTCATTGCGAACATCGACAATGATCGGGAAGAATCTTTCACCGAATTTTTTTTGCAAAGTTTTGGCTTCTTTTTCATCTAAGGCAGTTCCAAAAACTCTATTGTTTTTGTTTTGAATCAATCGTTCTACTACAGCAAAACCAAGCCCCGAACCAGCACCTGTTACCAAAATATTTCTCGAATTTTTATTCAATTTCATTGTTCCTTTTGAAAGAATCATATCCGAAAAAAAACATAGATGCTTGAATGATTTCGGTGCATTCCAATAATATACTTCTGGTTTGAGAGACTAACCAGACTCTATTGCCTTTGGCATTATTTCACTTTTTCCCACCATTTAGGGCATTGGGTCTCTGGATGACTGAGATCCAATGCCTCACCGATCATGGGTGTGACTACGTTAATATTTTGATGTATCCCCAAGGAATGAATTCGTTTAAGAGGTTCATCCCATTCATGTAATGCCATTGTGAACTTTGAAGAATGAACCGGGATCAAATACTGGGTTTGTAGATCTTTTGCTGTTTGTATCACTTCCTCTGGAAATGAATGTACGTTTTTCCAAATTTTTCTATATTGCCCATTTTCTAAAATTGCAATTGTAAATGGCCCATATTTTTTCCCATACTCTGAAAAATGCGGACCATAACCTCCATCACCACTGATGTAGATTTTAAGTTTTTCAGAAAGAATTACATAGGAAGTCCATAAGGTTTGATTTTGAAAAATACTACGACCTGAGGAATGTTTTGTAGGTGTCAAAATCAATTTGTCATCATTGGCAAGGATCACTTCATCGAACCAATCTTTTTCGGAAATAACACTTTCAGTAAATCCTAATTCTCTAAAATAATCACCAATGCCAAGCGGTACGACTACATTTCTAATCTTGTCTTTCAATTTTGATATAGTTTTTAAATCGAGATGATCATAATGGTCATGAGTAATCAGCAAATAATCAATGTCTGGAAAATCATCCACAGCGTAAACATCAGTTCCGGGATAAGCAAGGTTACTAAAACTTACAGGAGATGCATATCCACTAAACGCAGGGTCAATTAAAATTGTCTGACCATTTAATTGTAAAAGAAATGAAGAATGACCAAACCATACGTATAGATCCTTATCTTTTGGTAAGTTTTTTAAGTTAGTTTTGATGGTTGGTATGGGGCCACTAGGTTCTCGTACAAACTGCCTACTGATCAAATAGTCATAGACAATGCCGAGTAAACTTGCTCCCTCAGCCATAGTTTTGGAACCATCAAGATTATGAAACGCACCATCCTTATAATTCGGAGAATCCCACCTTTTTTTAGTGACTTCATTAGAAATTAATGCGAAGTTAATCATTGCAATCGAAGTTATTAGAAAACAGTAAAACTTAAAATTCCTTTTCAGATGCATCATCATATCTGTAGTGAATCCATCATTATTTCTGATTAGAAAAACTAATACAAATGATAGACGGTCTTCCCCCCTCAATCGCATAAGACGGAAGGTTAGAACTACTATTACATATCTTTCCTTCTTCAGTAAAAGCAATGTCTCTCATCCAGGTAACACGAGTAGGGAGGGGATATGCCAGAAATTTTTCTGTTTGAGGATTAAATCGAAACAATCTATCGGATGTATTGGATGTAATCCAAACCTCTCCTGTTTTTGGATGGACATTCAGTGCGTATGGTGCTTCCCATTCACCGGGTGCTAATGTAGGCATTTTATAAATATCGAATTTTTCAGTTTCTGTATTAAACTTCATCACTGCCCCATGATCAAATGCGGGGATCCAAAGTATTCCTCTTGCATCAAATCTCGGACGTCGTGGTCCACTTAATGGAACATCGATCTCCTTAATTTGAAGAGTCATTGGATCAATTCTACCGATTTTGTTTGCTAATAACTTTGCATACCAAATGCTTCCATCAATCGGATGTACGTCGATTCCATATGGGAGATTCATTACATCTTTTCCATGACTTGCCCAGCGGTGCGGAGAAATAACGATGGGAAGATTTTTCCCTGGCCAACTGGCGAAAAATTTCATCGCAAATGGTATTGTTGATTCCATCAACCATCGGATAAAACCATTTTTTGGTAAGTTTATGACCGTAAAACTTTGATTTTGTGGATCAAAACGAACTACGCTATTGGATATTGCTTGGGTAAACCAAATTATCCCTTTTTGATCAATTCGAATTGTATGTGGATAAAGTGCATCTCCTGGTACTTTAAACAGTTTATGTTCTTTTGAATGTATATTAAAAGAGGAGAGATAACCAGACAGTGCATTGGTAATCCAATAATTACCAAACTTGTCTTCTGCTAGACTATGTGGGCCATGTTTTCCATTATAAACACCAATTGGCAATTGAAGTGCAGAAAAATTACCGCCAATCGGTAAACCATCAACATCAGGTAACGGATATTTATTTACCATTCCCGTTTGAGGTGATATTTCCCAAATTACGTCATGCCCTTCATCTGCGGCATAAAACATTCCATCACTCCCAATTTCGGCATCATGCGGGAAGGAAACACCATCTCCAAAAAACCATTCTTCTATTTTCGTATATGCAAAACTATCGTTGTACTCATAAGATTGAATGTTTTTGACTATTTCTCCTTTAAAGCCCTTTTCAAACGTATTGGCGACTTCTTTCTTTTCCCGGTCGTTTAATAGAGCCATATACCCGATCATTCTATCAATGGTTGATTCCCACTCCAATTTAGGACGTGGTCTTCTCGTTAATGCATTTCCAATTTGGTGACAATAATTACATTGGCTTATAAAACTTGCTTTTACGTCAGCAGAAGAAAATTCAAGCTGAGAAGAATGGGCTGATGCAGTCAAACTATCAGAGCTTTCACGAGGAGATTTAAGGTTTTCTAACTTAATGTTCTTTTGAATGGTTTTAGATTTTTCTAAATTGCCTAACTCTAAAGTATAATCATTGTAGAATTGAGATCTGACTCTTAGTTTTAATTGCCCTGGGTATTGAAAATTAAGATTGAACTCGCCATTCGATCCACTATAGACTGTTGTTTGCATATTCTGTGTGGATACGCTGACCATTGCCCCAGATACAATGACTCCTTCTTTGTTTTTAACGATACCTTTGATAGTTGTTGCATCTAACAATGATACGAAGACATTGTTAAGAATAATAACGAAAAAGATGATTTTATTTTTTGAATACATATTGCCCTTATTTTATCTCCGCAGCCAGTAATCTTTCGTCTAAGTCTTTAACCGATTGTTTGTTTTGGATGATCCCGAGATAGAACGTTACGATACCTGCAATTACACAGGAAAACGATGCTGTAATGAGTGCAATTTTATAAG
This region of Leptospira mtsangambouensis genomic DNA includes:
- a CDS encoding alcohol dehydrogenase catalytic domain-containing protein, yielding MLYKIPKKMKALKQIGPLPEEFLSNPNEIKKCLELIEVDVPKPGPGQVLVKVNRGSMNPNDLYHIRGVYSSTLNYPYPRGVGFEGAGVVVASGGGIIGRLRLGKRVSLYNKNGMFAEYVLADALKLIVLPDDVHFQDAASSVANPITGVGMAKWAKASGSKYFFITAAAGAVARMTMRVAHSYGLKSIAIVRREEQIQLCKEEGASYVLNQSDPNFEENLTALCKEVNCTYGFDCIGGEMPLTLIRALPQGSTLCMYGYFNTGPMSFQPQKLFNGWKIAFFETEYYVNSLSLLSRFLLSREVINNVNGMFRPKVHKQFKLENAFEAYAYYSNHMTDGKIQIVVGEEN
- a CDS encoding helix-turn-helix transcriptional regulator — translated: MDLDQTGIMYLWNSRVMYATNAMQTDFHEHYAATLAISISLEKKIHIETETNSGDYRVALVGPNTFHRTVAPGVEMIALIIDPETYEYGSIADRTKNGFVKEFEISPFVPLKSKLWDLYYGNLSNEQAWELQQELLRSIFPFEVLPKKIDERILRIAHKVRTELPNTIRMKEIGKEFSISDDRLVRLFKESMGIPLRRYLLWVKLLKASYLLKNGISLTEVAHAAGFSDSAHFTRTFKENFGFVPSLFFGHLRSTEVRFCETE
- the amt gene encoding ammonium transporter, translated to MSVQKSLLDILWVLVCSGLVLMMQGGFLVLESGLTRAKNSINVAIKNIADFGVATLLFYLFGFGIMFGSSFYGLLGTDLFLPNFPKDNAWPPTFFLFQLMFCGTASTIVSGAVAERLKFPSYLLATALISGIIYPIVGHWVWGGTFTETSKGWLEQLGFHDFAGSTQVHSVGGWVSLALLLVVGPRLGRFKDGEPSKAVTGSNLPLAMLGGIILWFGWMGFNGGSTLAFNGSVPIVILNTIIASGFSMMVALFLTWFVKGYPEAISPLNGSLAGLVSITASADCVEPAQAALIGMIAGALTIPAEKLLEKWKIDDAVGAVPVHLVGGLWGTFAVGIFGDLEKLGATSGRGDFLLIQVLGAFVIGLFAFCVSYFIFKSINRFYHLRVDETEERMGLNISEHKATTELIDLFLSMDYQHKTGDLTLDVPVEPFTEVGQIAERYNLVLGKVRSTLKENEDSRIEIANAYEKVRNEQERAEKLLLNVLPKSIAEELKEKQGLIANSYPEVSVLFADIVGFTQISSGMKPEAVVRILNEIFSYFDVLAEKYRLEKIKTIGDAYMAVAGLPAPDQFHSLLATHMAWDMKSLLSRLRLGKSGTKLSMRIGINTGPVVAGVIGTKKFIYDIWGDAVNLASRMESHGLPNEIQITESTADLIRSDFELEERGEIEVKGKGKIKTFLVKQRIREPEVSLPYFQFAT
- a CDS encoding VOC family protein, which translates into the protein MKKTLSVFGVLLAGILIWSIGSDSKSNYRKLDNSDFLYATVIMNSKNPEKLFLFYQNTFGAILLENVTDWNLTENKEVYTLRTSGYAEEGPSLTIFKSKQTKPDVSFANDLGYAHICFESDNVPGLIKRIRSNGGKIISTFDDLEKVPAVYAADPDGNIFEVHLPFPTPVTPKTIYRTLNSLIRTNLKLSPPENDSIRFLHVNINSKDWVKTIEFYNQVLNTQTTGFERDYSGDFIKNLTGVNGAIVKGKHVVLPGYSDGGPTFEVFTYNESSSKKIPNQFDLGRVATGFYVQNLNNALEMFTKAGGSILNQKNNEWALLKDLDGNLIVYVERKTIKRD
- a CDS encoding SMP-30/gluconolactonase/LRE family protein produces the protein MINKYYIFGVVTIFVVLSWLLTTPPSYNEVSKARLVEEMPMELKNADIGDLISTDIVDLGKEIPGHDEIIGIPGTNKVLVSARDEWIWLVDLDTNTAEKFAESPVSPTGATLVPGKKDQLYFCMARLDYNKYQKNPGLYVLDLNSKKFEEIVTRVPITGNMREDGLEIPNQKSEDQVVVYSNPLKNTKVSDLYGEGSRPLQFCNDLAVSKDGRHVYITEPFSHPKASSGLGAFAEGITLAHNGRVWRYDTEKKTIGLVIENIVFADGILIEYNKNGEEESLLISETVNFRMGRASLFGPNQGKYTVLWDNLPGLPDGLDRDKDGRVLVALIKDRTGLMNWLHRNPWIKPLILRIPPTWLPKSKGTGILVLSPDASEVIAYSHHNGTKILDVSVVAPVGDKFFLPSFYKDNTGIHYIPMNSLLLKSKDKILSRDK
- a CDS encoding SDR family NAD(P)-dependent oxidoreductase; translation: MKLNKNSRNILVTGAGSGLGFAVVERLIQNKNNRVFGTALDEKEAKTLQKKFGERFFPIIVDVRNESNTVSAASKLEHLLKGEGLSALMNIAGIVTNGPLNDMTSTDFQNVINVNLIGIHNMCRSVLPLLVKGKGRIVNISSQGGSRTLPFNGVYSASKFGVEALSTAMRLEFYCLGIKVIVVAPAMINTPMATKIQNDLKRKPSLKVYEEPLLRFLAKAENSFRHGIPVEKVADTIIRATTLKNPSHRYDIHQNWWRDYLLMKLLPTKWKDFIFRKTFGL
- a CDS encoding zinc-binding dehydrogenase, whose translation is MRRIVTRKKGGLEVLKIEEVRDLLPTSGEVRIAVKAAGINFADVMIRMGSYPNPPVYPCTVGYEVSGIIDKVSSDVDSSWLGKEVVAITKFNGQAEQVNVPIDQVYEKPPNMSFEQGAAFLVNYITAYQILIAMGGLQSNESVLIHNVGGGVGLAALEIAKHIGAKTFGTASGHKHAFLTKQGLDHAIDYTKQNWKEEVMKLTGGRGLDFVMDPIGGKNLKLSFLSLSSTGRVALFGLSSAAVPGIRGKFEKLKMLIQTPVFHAIQLLVSNKGIFGVNTSRLWHEKKKINHWVEALVNGQKEGWINPYVDRIFTFDQIAEAHQYIESRKNIGKVVLVP